The following are encoded in a window of Oreochromis aureus strain Israel breed Guangdong linkage group 10, ZZ_aureus, whole genome shotgun sequence genomic DNA:
- the rnft1 gene encoding E3 ubiquitin-protein ligase RNFT1 isoform X2 translates to MQPNSTERGGHAGNGLSLTLQPELFTRAPVSGAAASGPESGEVRVPMTGGPGESSGGAPSRRCRINSHSHSHSHSHAHNRAPPSSSEPELDPAESDLDSGEPSASLSELRCLFRWLQKSLPFLVILCAKLVIQHALGLAVGIGLFTTFLYVNKNIQTQVFLQDRHSKLQCIWLLLFLISSTLLLYYTFLTETLYHCLILLSPAIEPLGFWETLWAVGITNFVIKFLCMGIKCLILLLPSSLVSYRTQGQWLMLTEELGQVHQAIAPVPLWFRYLVTYQETEGTPGLTLGVLLALLYLILKLLGLYGQWTSLMKTGRLFLRVECTGTAATRSQCNEAGDVCPICQGEYREPRALLCQHIFCDECIALWFNREKSCPLCRTVITEKVYKWRDGATSPHLQIY, encoded by the exons ATGCAGCCTAATTCAACTGAGCGGGGTGGTCATGCGGGAAATGGTTTATCCCTGACTCTGCAACCAGAGCTTTTCACCAGGGCACCTGTCAGTGGTGCTGCTGCCTCCGGCCCTGAGAGCGGTGAGGTACGAGTACCCATGACCGGTGGCCCCGGAGAGTCCAGTGGAGGTGCCCCATCCAGGAGATGCAGGATCAACTCCCACAGCCACTCGCATTCACATTCACACGCACATAATCGGGCGCCCCCTTCCAGTTCAGAGCCCGAGCTTGACCCGGCCGAGTCCGATCTGGACTCTGGAGAACCCAGCGCCTCTCTTTCTGAGCTACGCTGTCTCTTCCGCTGGCTCCAAAAGAGTCTTCCTTTCCTGGTCATACTGTGCGCTAAGCTGGTGATCCAACATGCTCTAG GTTTAGCAGTTGGGATTGGCCTCTTCACAACCTTTCTGTATgtgaataaaaacattcaaactcAAGTCTTTCTTCAG GATCGTCACTCAAAACTGCAGTGCATATGGCTGCTGCTCTTCCTGATCTCCTCCACCTTACTGCTTTACTACACCTTTCTCACAGAGACACTTTATCATTG CCTCATCCTGCTCAGTCCAGCCATTGAGCCGCTGGGTTTCTGGGAGACACTCTGGGCAGTCGGCATCACCAACTTTGTAATAAAATTCCTCTGCATGGGAATCAAGTGCCTTATTTTGCTGCTGCCCTCTTCACTGGTGTCCTATCGAACTCAG GGGCAGTGGCTCATGTTGACTGAGGAACTGGGTCAAGTCCACCAGGCTATAGCGCCTGTTCCACTGTGGTTCCGCTACCTAGTCACCTACCAGGAGACAGAAGGCACCCCTGGACTTACACTCGGGGTCCTGTTAGCTTTGCTCTACCTCATACTAAAG CTTTTAGGATTGTATGGTCAGTGGACGTCTTTAATGAAAACTGGGAGACTGTTTCTACGAGTCGAG TGCACAGGCACAGCAGCCACGAGGAGTCAGTGTAATGAGGCTGGAGATGTCTGCCCCATCTGTCAGGGAGAGTACAGGGAGCCACGTGCGCTTCTCTGTCAG CACATATTCTGTGACGAATGCATCGCTCTGTGGTTCAACCGGGAGAAGAGCTGCCCCCTCTGCCGCACAGTGATCACAGAGAAGGTCTACAAGTGGAGAGATGGAGCCACGTCTCCACACCTGCAGATTTATTAA
- the rps6kb1a gene encoding ribosomal protein S6 kinase beta-1 isoform X2: protein MAAVFDIDLDQPDENVSDEEFEDGGQLKNSVNKGTEQIRPECFELLKVLGKGGYGKVFQVRKVSGATSGKIFAMKVLKKAMIVRNAKDTAHTKAERNILEEVKHPFIVDLIYAFQTGGKLYLILEYLSGGELFMQLEREGIFMEDTACFYLAEISMALGHLHQKGIIYRDLKPENIMLNNNGHVKLTDFGLCKESIHDGTVTHTFCGTIEYMAPEILMRSGHNRAVDWWSLGALMYDMLTGAPPFTGENRKKTIDKILKCKLSLPPYLTQEARDLLKKLLKRNASLRLGGGPGDAAEVQAHTFFRHINWDDLLARKVEPPFKPFLQSADDVSQFDSKFTSQTPVDSPDDSMLSESANQVFLGFTYVAPSVLENVKEKFSFEPKVRSPRKFPGSPRTPVSPLKFAGGDNWHRGPLMTGSPSLLSPSSSMDQPMEVSAVEQMDTSGSGFTEASAPLPIRQPSGISVGPYKKQAYPMNSKRPEHLRMNL from the exons ATGGCCGCGGTTTTTGACATCGATTTGGATCAACCGGATGAGAATGTCTCTGACGAAGAATTTGAGGATGGG GGGCAGCTCA AGAACAGCGTGAACAAGGGAACAGAGCAGATCAGGCCCGAATGCTTTGAGCTGCTGAAAGTTTTGGGAAAAGGTGGCTATGGAAAG GTGTTTCAGGTTCGGAAGGTATCGGGTGCCACCTCTGGGAAAATATTTGCTATGAAAGTTTTAAAGAAG GCTATGATTGTGCGTAACGCGAAAGACACCGCCCACACCAAAGCCGAGAGGAACATTTTGGAGGAGGTTAAACATCCGTTCATTGTTGACCTGATCTATGCCTTCCAGACGGGGGGAAAGTTGTACCTCATCCTTGAGTATCTTAGCG GCGGGGAGCTGTTCATGCAGCTGGAAAGAGAGGGAATCTTCATGGAGGACACAGCATG TTTCTACCTGGCCGAGATCTCAATGGCGCTGGGTCACCTGCACCAAAAAGGCATCATCTACAGGGACTTAAAACCTGAGAACATCATGCTCAATAACAACG GACACGTGAAGCTGACGGATTTCGGCCTATGCAAAGAGTCCATCCACGATGGAACAGTCACCCACACCTTCTGCGGCACTATTGAGTACAT gGCTCCAGAGATCCTGATGAGAAGTGGACATAATCGTGCTGTGGACTGGTGGAGTCTGGGAGCTCTCATGTACGACATGCTGACAGGAGCA CCTCCGTTCACCGGTGAAAACCGAAAGAAGACCATAGacaaaatcttaaaatgtaaACTCAGCCTCCCACCTTACCTCACGCAAGAAGCCAGGGACCTTCTGAAAAAG TTGCTGAAAAGAAACGCCTCGTTGCGACTTGGGGGCGGTCCAGGAGATGCAGCTGAAGTCCAG GCCCATACGTTCTTCCGCCATATAAATTGGGACGACCTCCTTGCTCGCAAAGTAGAGCCTCCATTTAAACCATTTCTG caatCAGCTGATGATGTCAGCCAGTTTGACTCCAAGTTCACCAGTCAGACTCCAGTGGACAGCCCCGATGACTCCATGCTCAGCGAAAGTGCCAATCAAGTCTTCCTG GGTTTCACATATGTAGCCCCATCTGTGCTTGAAAACGTCAAAGAGAAGTTCTCCTTTGAGCCAAAGGTCCGCTCACCGCGAAAGTTCCCGGGAAGCCCGAGAACACCTGTGAG TCCGCTGAAGTTTGCAGGGGGGGACAACTGGCACCGGGGACCTTTGATGACTGGCAGCCCGTCTCTGCTTTCACCCAGCAGCTCGATGGACCAACCCATGGAGGTTTCAGCAGTGGAGCAAATGGACACAAGCGGCAGCGGCTTCACCGAGGCTTCTGCGCCGCTTCCCATCAGGCAGCCTTCAGGCATCAGTGTAGGGCCCTACAAGAAGCAGGCATATCCCATGAACTCCAAGCGGCCCGAACACCTACGAATGAACCTATGA
- the rps6kb1a gene encoding ribosomal protein S6 kinase beta-1 isoform X1, translating to MAAVFDIDLDQPDENVSDEEFEDGGQLSEYMEQCSSFDFNMDDCEKFEISENSVNKGTEQIRPECFELLKVLGKGGYGKVFQVRKVSGATSGKIFAMKVLKKAMIVRNAKDTAHTKAERNILEEVKHPFIVDLIYAFQTGGKLYLILEYLSGGELFMQLEREGIFMEDTACFYLAEISMALGHLHQKGIIYRDLKPENIMLNNNGHVKLTDFGLCKESIHDGTVTHTFCGTIEYMAPEILMRSGHNRAVDWWSLGALMYDMLTGAPPFTGENRKKTIDKILKCKLSLPPYLTQEARDLLKKLLKRNASLRLGGGPGDAAEVQAHTFFRHINWDDLLARKVEPPFKPFLQSADDVSQFDSKFTSQTPVDSPDDSMLSESANQVFLGFTYVAPSVLENVKEKFSFEPKVRSPRKFPGSPRTPVSPLKFAGGDNWHRGPLMTGSPSLLSPSSSMDQPMEVSAVEQMDTSGSGFTEASAPLPIRQPSGISVGPYKKQAYPMNSKRPEHLRMNL from the exons ATGGCCGCGGTTTTTGACATCGATTTGGATCAACCGGATGAGAATGTCTCTGACGAAGAATTTGAGGATGGG GGGCAGCTCAGTGAGTACATGGAGCAGTGCAGTAGCTTTGATTT TAACATGGATGACTGTGAGAAGTTTGAAATTTCAGAGAACAGCGTGAACAAGGGAACAGAGCAGATCAGGCCCGAATGCTTTGAGCTGCTGAAAGTTTTGGGAAAAGGTGGCTATGGAAAG GTGTTTCAGGTTCGGAAGGTATCGGGTGCCACCTCTGGGAAAATATTTGCTATGAAAGTTTTAAAGAAG GCTATGATTGTGCGTAACGCGAAAGACACCGCCCACACCAAAGCCGAGAGGAACATTTTGGAGGAGGTTAAACATCCGTTCATTGTTGACCTGATCTATGCCTTCCAGACGGGGGGAAAGTTGTACCTCATCCTTGAGTATCTTAGCG GCGGGGAGCTGTTCATGCAGCTGGAAAGAGAGGGAATCTTCATGGAGGACACAGCATG TTTCTACCTGGCCGAGATCTCAATGGCGCTGGGTCACCTGCACCAAAAAGGCATCATCTACAGGGACTTAAAACCTGAGAACATCATGCTCAATAACAACG GACACGTGAAGCTGACGGATTTCGGCCTATGCAAAGAGTCCATCCACGATGGAACAGTCACCCACACCTTCTGCGGCACTATTGAGTACAT gGCTCCAGAGATCCTGATGAGAAGTGGACATAATCGTGCTGTGGACTGGTGGAGTCTGGGAGCTCTCATGTACGACATGCTGACAGGAGCA CCTCCGTTCACCGGTGAAAACCGAAAGAAGACCATAGacaaaatcttaaaatgtaaACTCAGCCTCCCACCTTACCTCACGCAAGAAGCCAGGGACCTTCTGAAAAAG TTGCTGAAAAGAAACGCCTCGTTGCGACTTGGGGGCGGTCCAGGAGATGCAGCTGAAGTCCAG GCCCATACGTTCTTCCGCCATATAAATTGGGACGACCTCCTTGCTCGCAAAGTAGAGCCTCCATTTAAACCATTTCTG caatCAGCTGATGATGTCAGCCAGTTTGACTCCAAGTTCACCAGTCAGACTCCAGTGGACAGCCCCGATGACTCCATGCTCAGCGAAAGTGCCAATCAAGTCTTCCTG GGTTTCACATATGTAGCCCCATCTGTGCTTGAAAACGTCAAAGAGAAGTTCTCCTTTGAGCCAAAGGTCCGCTCACCGCGAAAGTTCCCGGGAAGCCCGAGAACACCTGTGAG TCCGCTGAAGTTTGCAGGGGGGGACAACTGGCACCGGGGACCTTTGATGACTGGCAGCCCGTCTCTGCTTTCACCCAGCAGCTCGATGGACCAACCCATGGAGGTTTCAGCAGTGGAGCAAATGGACACAAGCGGCAGCGGCTTCACCGAGGCTTCTGCGCCGCTTCCCATCAGGCAGCCTTCAGGCATCAGTGTAGGGCCCTACAAGAAGCAGGCATATCCCATGAACTCCAAGCGGCCCGAACACCTACGAATGAACCTATGA
- the rps6kb1a gene encoding ribosomal protein S6 kinase beta-1 isoform X4, which produces MKVLKKAMIVRNAKDTAHTKAERNILEEVKHPFIVDLIYAFQTGGKLYLILEYLSGGELFMQLEREGIFMEDTACFYLAEISMALGHLHQKGIIYRDLKPENIMLNNNGHVKLTDFGLCKESIHDGTVTHTFCGTIEYMAPEILMRSGHNRAVDWWSLGALMYDMLTGAPPFTGENRKKTIDKILKCKLSLPPYLTQEARDLLKKLLKRNASLRLGGGPGDAAEVQAHTFFRHINWDDLLARKVEPPFKPFLQSADDVSQFDSKFTSQTPVDSPDDSMLSESANQVFLGFTYVAPSVLENVKEKFSFEPKVRSPRKFPGSPRTPVSPLKFAGGDNWHRGPLMTGSPSLLSPSSSMDQPMEVSAVEQMDTSGSGFTEASAPLPIRQPSGISVGPYKKQAYPMNSKRPEHLRMNL; this is translated from the exons ATGAAAGTTTTAAAGAAG GCTATGATTGTGCGTAACGCGAAAGACACCGCCCACACCAAAGCCGAGAGGAACATTTTGGAGGAGGTTAAACATCCGTTCATTGTTGACCTGATCTATGCCTTCCAGACGGGGGGAAAGTTGTACCTCATCCTTGAGTATCTTAGCG GCGGGGAGCTGTTCATGCAGCTGGAAAGAGAGGGAATCTTCATGGAGGACACAGCATG TTTCTACCTGGCCGAGATCTCAATGGCGCTGGGTCACCTGCACCAAAAAGGCATCATCTACAGGGACTTAAAACCTGAGAACATCATGCTCAATAACAACG GACACGTGAAGCTGACGGATTTCGGCCTATGCAAAGAGTCCATCCACGATGGAACAGTCACCCACACCTTCTGCGGCACTATTGAGTACAT gGCTCCAGAGATCCTGATGAGAAGTGGACATAATCGTGCTGTGGACTGGTGGAGTCTGGGAGCTCTCATGTACGACATGCTGACAGGAGCA CCTCCGTTCACCGGTGAAAACCGAAAGAAGACCATAGacaaaatcttaaaatgtaaACTCAGCCTCCCACCTTACCTCACGCAAGAAGCCAGGGACCTTCTGAAAAAG TTGCTGAAAAGAAACGCCTCGTTGCGACTTGGGGGCGGTCCAGGAGATGCAGCTGAAGTCCAG GCCCATACGTTCTTCCGCCATATAAATTGGGACGACCTCCTTGCTCGCAAAGTAGAGCCTCCATTTAAACCATTTCTG caatCAGCTGATGATGTCAGCCAGTTTGACTCCAAGTTCACCAGTCAGACTCCAGTGGACAGCCCCGATGACTCCATGCTCAGCGAAAGTGCCAATCAAGTCTTCCTG GGTTTCACATATGTAGCCCCATCTGTGCTTGAAAACGTCAAAGAGAAGTTCTCCTTTGAGCCAAAGGTCCGCTCACCGCGAAAGTTCCCGGGAAGCCCGAGAACACCTGTGAG TCCGCTGAAGTTTGCAGGGGGGGACAACTGGCACCGGGGACCTTTGATGACTGGCAGCCCGTCTCTGCTTTCACCCAGCAGCTCGATGGACCAACCCATGGAGGTTTCAGCAGTGGAGCAAATGGACACAAGCGGCAGCGGCTTCACCGAGGCTTCTGCGCCGCTTCCCATCAGGCAGCCTTCAGGCATCAGTGTAGGGCCCTACAAGAAGCAGGCATATCCCATGAACTCCAAGCGGCCCGAACACCTACGAATGAACCTATGA
- the rps6kb1a gene encoding ribosomal protein S6 kinase beta-1 isoform X3, whose translation MDDCEKFEISENSVNKGTEQIRPECFELLKVLGKGGYGKVFQVRKVSGATSGKIFAMKVLKKAMIVRNAKDTAHTKAERNILEEVKHPFIVDLIYAFQTGGKLYLILEYLSGGELFMQLEREGIFMEDTACFYLAEISMALGHLHQKGIIYRDLKPENIMLNNNGHVKLTDFGLCKESIHDGTVTHTFCGTIEYMAPEILMRSGHNRAVDWWSLGALMYDMLTGAPPFTGENRKKTIDKILKCKLSLPPYLTQEARDLLKKLLKRNASLRLGGGPGDAAEVQAHTFFRHINWDDLLARKVEPPFKPFLQSADDVSQFDSKFTSQTPVDSPDDSMLSESANQVFLGFTYVAPSVLENVKEKFSFEPKVRSPRKFPGSPRTPVSPLKFAGGDNWHRGPLMTGSPSLLSPSSSMDQPMEVSAVEQMDTSGSGFTEASAPLPIRQPSGISVGPYKKQAYPMNSKRPEHLRMNL comes from the exons ATGGATGACTGTGAGAAGTTTGAAATTTCAGAGAACAGCGTGAACAAGGGAACAGAGCAGATCAGGCCCGAATGCTTTGAGCTGCTGAAAGTTTTGGGAAAAGGTGGCTATGGAAAG GTGTTTCAGGTTCGGAAGGTATCGGGTGCCACCTCTGGGAAAATATTTGCTATGAAAGTTTTAAAGAAG GCTATGATTGTGCGTAACGCGAAAGACACCGCCCACACCAAAGCCGAGAGGAACATTTTGGAGGAGGTTAAACATCCGTTCATTGTTGACCTGATCTATGCCTTCCAGACGGGGGGAAAGTTGTACCTCATCCTTGAGTATCTTAGCG GCGGGGAGCTGTTCATGCAGCTGGAAAGAGAGGGAATCTTCATGGAGGACACAGCATG TTTCTACCTGGCCGAGATCTCAATGGCGCTGGGTCACCTGCACCAAAAAGGCATCATCTACAGGGACTTAAAACCTGAGAACATCATGCTCAATAACAACG GACACGTGAAGCTGACGGATTTCGGCCTATGCAAAGAGTCCATCCACGATGGAACAGTCACCCACACCTTCTGCGGCACTATTGAGTACAT gGCTCCAGAGATCCTGATGAGAAGTGGACATAATCGTGCTGTGGACTGGTGGAGTCTGGGAGCTCTCATGTACGACATGCTGACAGGAGCA CCTCCGTTCACCGGTGAAAACCGAAAGAAGACCATAGacaaaatcttaaaatgtaaACTCAGCCTCCCACCTTACCTCACGCAAGAAGCCAGGGACCTTCTGAAAAAG TTGCTGAAAAGAAACGCCTCGTTGCGACTTGGGGGCGGTCCAGGAGATGCAGCTGAAGTCCAG GCCCATACGTTCTTCCGCCATATAAATTGGGACGACCTCCTTGCTCGCAAAGTAGAGCCTCCATTTAAACCATTTCTG caatCAGCTGATGATGTCAGCCAGTTTGACTCCAAGTTCACCAGTCAGACTCCAGTGGACAGCCCCGATGACTCCATGCTCAGCGAAAGTGCCAATCAAGTCTTCCTG GGTTTCACATATGTAGCCCCATCTGTGCTTGAAAACGTCAAAGAGAAGTTCTCCTTTGAGCCAAAGGTCCGCTCACCGCGAAAGTTCCCGGGAAGCCCGAGAACACCTGTGAG TCCGCTGAAGTTTGCAGGGGGGGACAACTGGCACCGGGGACCTTTGATGACTGGCAGCCCGTCTCTGCTTTCACCCAGCAGCTCGATGGACCAACCCATGGAGGTTTCAGCAGTGGAGCAAATGGACACAAGCGGCAGCGGCTTCACCGAGGCTTCTGCGCCGCTTCCCATCAGGCAGCCTTCAGGCATCAGTGTAGGGCCCTACAAGAAGCAGGCATATCCCATGAACTCCAAGCGGCCCGAACACCTACGAATGAACCTATGA
- the rnft1 gene encoding E3 ubiquitin-protein ligase RNFT1 isoform X1, with the protein MKLRVQNDRSDSRRVQKLRESPTVMQPNSTERGGHAGNGLSLTLQPELFTRAPVSGAAASGPESGEVRVPMTGGPGESSGGAPSRRCRINSHSHSHSHSHAHNRAPPSSSEPELDPAESDLDSGEPSASLSELRCLFRWLQKSLPFLVILCAKLVIQHALGLAVGIGLFTTFLYVNKNIQTQVFLQDRHSKLQCIWLLLFLISSTLLLYYTFLTETLYHCLILLSPAIEPLGFWETLWAVGITNFVIKFLCMGIKCLILLLPSSLVSYRTQGQWLMLTEELGQVHQAIAPVPLWFRYLVTYQETEGTPGLTLGVLLALLYLILKLLGLYGQWTSLMKTGRLFLRVECTGTAATRSQCNEAGDVCPICQGEYREPRALLCQHIFCDECIALWFNREKSCPLCRTVITEKVYKWRDGATSPHLQIY; encoded by the exons ATGAAACTCCGGGTACAGAATGACAG GAGTGATTCCAGAAGAGTACAGAAACTGAGGGAGTCTCCTACTGTAATGCAGCCTAATTCAACTGAGCGGGGTGGTCATGCGGGAAATGGTTTATCCCTGACTCTGCAACCAGAGCTTTTCACCAGGGCACCTGTCAGTGGTGCTGCTGCCTCCGGCCCTGAGAGCGGTGAGGTACGAGTACCCATGACCGGTGGCCCCGGAGAGTCCAGTGGAGGTGCCCCATCCAGGAGATGCAGGATCAACTCCCACAGCCACTCGCATTCACATTCACACGCACATAATCGGGCGCCCCCTTCCAGTTCAGAGCCCGAGCTTGACCCGGCCGAGTCCGATCTGGACTCTGGAGAACCCAGCGCCTCTCTTTCTGAGCTACGCTGTCTCTTCCGCTGGCTCCAAAAGAGTCTTCCTTTCCTGGTCATACTGTGCGCTAAGCTGGTGATCCAACATGCTCTAG GTTTAGCAGTTGGGATTGGCCTCTTCACAACCTTTCTGTATgtgaataaaaacattcaaactcAAGTCTTTCTTCAG GATCGTCACTCAAAACTGCAGTGCATATGGCTGCTGCTCTTCCTGATCTCCTCCACCTTACTGCTTTACTACACCTTTCTCACAGAGACACTTTATCATTG CCTCATCCTGCTCAGTCCAGCCATTGAGCCGCTGGGTTTCTGGGAGACACTCTGGGCAGTCGGCATCACCAACTTTGTAATAAAATTCCTCTGCATGGGAATCAAGTGCCTTATTTTGCTGCTGCCCTCTTCACTGGTGTCCTATCGAACTCAG GGGCAGTGGCTCATGTTGACTGAGGAACTGGGTCAAGTCCACCAGGCTATAGCGCCTGTTCCACTGTGGTTCCGCTACCTAGTCACCTACCAGGAGACAGAAGGCACCCCTGGACTTACACTCGGGGTCCTGTTAGCTTTGCTCTACCTCATACTAAAG CTTTTAGGATTGTATGGTCAGTGGACGTCTTTAATGAAAACTGGGAGACTGTTTCTACGAGTCGAG TGCACAGGCACAGCAGCCACGAGGAGTCAGTGTAATGAGGCTGGAGATGTCTGCCCCATCTGTCAGGGAGAGTACAGGGAGCCACGTGCGCTTCTCTGTCAG CACATATTCTGTGACGAATGCATCGCTCTGTGGTTCAACCGGGAGAAGAGCTGCCCCCTCTGCCGCACAGTGATCACAGAGAAGGTCTACAAGTGGAGAGATGGAGCCACGTCTCCACACCTGCAGATTTATTAA